In Rhodopirellula bahusiensis, a single window of DNA contains:
- a CDS encoding ABC transporter permease, with product MKDLLGFLVRRLGWMAITLWAVYTVSFVLMRAAPGSPFSAERAMPPAIEQQMRARYNLDAPPLQQYWDYMWGILSRGDLSWSIKLEDYSVNQVIAEGFPVSASLAIFALVFAIILGVSAGVISAVYRGTVADVGMMATAVLGIAIPNFVLASIAILLFVFLIPLFPAAGWGTLRQVALPALCLGLPVAAYIARLTRAGMLESLSREHVRTAFAKGLPKRTVIIKHVLPGALLPVVSYLGPATAGVLTGSLVLEKIFALPGMGSHFIYAATQRDTTLATGMVLTYTVILFVMNTIVDLAYAVIDPRVELE from the coding sequence ATGAAAGACTTGCTCGGATTCCTTGTTCGACGCCTCGGCTGGATGGCCATCACATTGTGGGCGGTTTACACCGTTTCATTTGTGTTGATGCGAGCCGCACCCGGCAGCCCCTTCAGTGCCGAGCGTGCAATGCCTCCCGCGATCGAGCAACAGATGCGGGCTCGATACAACCTCGATGCACCGCCATTGCAGCAATACTGGGACTACATGTGGGGCATCCTCAGTCGCGGTGATCTCAGCTGGTCGATCAAGCTGGAAGATTACAGCGTCAACCAAGTCATCGCGGAGGGCTTTCCCGTGTCCGCCTCGCTGGCCATCTTCGCTTTGGTCTTTGCAATCATCTTGGGCGTCTCCGCCGGAGTCATCTCGGCCGTTTATCGAGGCACCGTTGCCGATGTTGGGATGATGGCCACCGCGGTGCTGGGCATCGCGATCCCCAACTTTGTTCTGGCGTCGATCGCGATCCTGCTGTTCGTGTTCTTGATCCCACTGTTCCCGGCCGCGGGCTGGGGAACGCTTCGACAAGTCGCGCTGCCGGCGCTGTGCTTGGGACTTCCGGTCGCCGCTTACATCGCAAGATTGACACGAGCCGGGATGCTGGAATCGCTCAGCCGCGAACATGTTCGCACCGCGTTTGCGAAGGGACTTCCCAAACGCACCGTGATCATCAAACACGTGTTGCCCGGTGCGTTGCTTCCCGTGGTCAGTTACCTCGGTCCGGCCACCGCGGGCGTTTTGACTGGTTCACTGGTGCTGGAAAAGATCTTTGCCTTGCCCGGAATGGGCAGTCACTTCATCTACGCCGCGACTCAGCGCGACACGACGTTGGCGACCGGAATGGTGCTGACGTACACCGTGATTCTGTTTGTGATGAACACGATCGTTGACTTGGCCTACGCTGTCATTGACCCGCGAGTCGAACTGGAATGA
- a CDS encoding amino acid aminotransferase, which translates to MHRFDSISVAPPDAILGLTEAFKADERETKMNLSVGVYQDASGTTPVLRCVKEAEKRLVETESTKGYLSIDGLPDYREAARQLIFADLVPAERVAAVQTPGGTGALRVAAEFLATQCGPLRIFLPTPTWANHNAIMAAAGLPVETYSYLGADKKTMNFDALIEDLKTKPKAGDAVLLHACCHNPTGVDPTPEQWEQIASVVAEKKLIPLLDFAYQGFGEGLDEDAAGVRAVLRHVNEAIVCSSFSKNFGLYSERVGTACLVSGSADTTKAALSQLKRVVRANYSNPPRHGGAIVATVLGDEGLTQMWHEELAEMRTRIASLRKQFVDGMAATGVDQDFSFLLDQKGMFSFSGLSPMQVDQLRSEHGVYLVGSGRINVAGMNESRMEWLCNAVATVLR; encoded by the coding sequence GTGCACCGATTCGACTCCATCTCCGTTGCTCCGCCCGACGCCATTTTGGGACTGACCGAAGCGTTCAAAGCCGATGAACGCGAAACCAAAATGAATTTGTCCGTGGGCGTGTACCAAGACGCTTCCGGCACCACGCCCGTGCTTCGATGTGTCAAAGAAGCCGAAAAACGGCTGGTGGAGACTGAATCGACCAAGGGTTACCTCTCGATCGACGGCCTGCCGGACTACCGAGAAGCAGCCCGCCAATTGATTTTCGCTGACCTGGTCCCCGCCGAACGCGTGGCAGCGGTTCAGACTCCGGGCGGAACGGGTGCCCTCCGTGTGGCGGCCGAATTCTTGGCGACCCAGTGCGGACCTCTGCGGATCTTTCTGCCGACTCCAACTTGGGCCAACCACAACGCGATCATGGCCGCGGCGGGGCTTCCCGTCGAAACCTATTCGTACTTGGGTGCCGACAAAAAGACGATGAACTTCGACGCGTTGATCGAAGACCTGAAGACCAAACCCAAAGCCGGAGACGCGGTCCTGCTGCACGCATGTTGCCACAACCCGACCGGAGTCGACCCGACGCCGGAACAGTGGGAACAAATTGCCAGTGTCGTGGCGGAAAAGAAACTGATCCCGCTGCTGGACTTTGCCTACCAAGGCTTCGGCGAAGGACTGGACGAAGACGCTGCCGGCGTTCGCGCGGTTCTGCGGCACGTCAACGAAGCGATCGTGTGCTCGTCATTCAGCAAGAACTTTGGGCTGTACAGCGAACGAGTCGGAACGGCTTGCCTGGTGTCCGGATCCGCTGACACCACCAAAGCCGCTCTCAGCCAACTCAAACGAGTCGTCCGAGCCAACTACAGCAACCCACCCCGCCACGGCGGTGCAATCGTGGCCACCGTGTTGGGCGACGAAGGCCTGACTCAAATGTGGCACGAAGAGCTCGCGGAAATGCGAACTCGGATCGCTTCGCTTCGAAAGCAATTTGTCGACGGAATGGCCGCAACGGGAGTCGATCAAGACTTCTCATTCCTGTTGGATCAAAAAGGAATGTTCTCGTTCAGCGGTTTGTCGCCAATGCAGGTCGATCAATTGCGGAGCGAACATGGCGTTTACTTGGTGGGCAGTGGCCGAATCAACGTCGCTGGAATGAATGAGTCACGAATGGAATGGTTGTGCAATGCCGTGGCGACGGTATTGCGATAG
- a CDS encoding TerC family protein, whose amino-acid sequence MAELFSISGLFTLGMLVLLQAVLGFDNLLYISIESKRVAEDQQSKVRKLGIGVAVVLRIVLLFVVVRLIALLEEPFVEFHNGYIDGAISGHSLIVLFGGAFILWTALKEIYHLLAEPELGHSEETATASVGKTIGLIVMMNLVFSFDSILSAMALTKSFAIMATAIVISGAMMIFLADRVADFLKKNRMYEVLGLFVLFIVGVMLVSEGGHLAHLALFGHEVHAMAKSTFYFVLAILIVVDIVQAKYQKTLLARQDAATGHLTKKAEA is encoded by the coding sequence ATGGCTGAGCTCTTTTCGATCTCCGGTTTGTTCACTCTTGGGATGCTGGTGCTGCTTCAAGCGGTGTTGGGTTTCGACAACCTGCTTTACATCTCCATCGAAAGCAAACGAGTAGCGGAAGATCAGCAGTCCAAGGTTCGGAAGCTCGGCATCGGAGTGGCCGTGGTCTTGCGAATCGTGCTGTTGTTCGTTGTCGTGCGATTAATCGCTTTGTTGGAGGAGCCTTTCGTTGAATTCCACAACGGATATATCGACGGTGCCATCTCGGGGCACAGCTTGATCGTTCTATTCGGTGGTGCGTTCATCCTGTGGACGGCGCTGAAAGAGATTTATCACCTGCTCGCCGAACCGGAGCTTGGGCACTCGGAAGAAACCGCGACGGCCAGTGTCGGCAAGACGATTGGCCTGATTGTGATGATGAACTTGGTCTTCTCGTTCGACTCGATCCTCAGTGCGATGGCACTCACCAAGAGCTTCGCAATCATGGCAACCGCGATTGTGATCAGCGGTGCGATGATGATCTTCTTGGCCGACCGGGTCGCGGATTTCTTGAAGAAGAACCGCATGTACGAAGTGCTTGGATTGTTTGTGCTATTCATCGTCGGCGTGATGTTGGTCAGCGAAGGTGGTCACTTGGCTCACCTTGCGTTGTTCGGTCACGAGGTGCACGCGATGGCCAAGAGCACGTTCTACTTTGTGCTCGCGATTTTGATTGTCGTTGACATCGTTCAGGCCAAGTACCAAAAGACATTGTTGGCTCGTCAGGATGCAGCCACAGGCCATTTGACGAAGAAAGCCGAAGCCTAG
- a CDS encoding DUF1559 domain-containing protein: protein MRGNRSGVTLLEVVVVVICIGILMALLIPAVNSPRRGGRRNQCTIQLKNLSLAAIQYENTKGEMPGWVMEFGHFGWDTETETVLSPLRDPTAEWHEGSSQNLAPHRKIGPWAVALLPWLDAQPTYEHWTEDRYPILTRAEGSTTGFSGQGFHPLAAPNLAIMQCPSDHSLAENEGRNSYVANAGVFFPPRDMVAGEHAIFHPIGEIKTVSFAESMTEEFGVFGNQLSARLKQADQEARVPIAKPIHLDDFRDGSSNAVLFSESLHALSWHRSGFVNDEDLIFENHPDDVFYPELSRFTNAMVWHGVDWSNGKKPRELHRINGEHELTMHMQMSRTNAADLARPSSAHAEGVNVSMADGGTRFISETIDMRVWQALMTPRGREPISEDAM from the coding sequence ATGAGAGGCAATCGATCCGGAGTGACGCTACTGGAAGTGGTGGTGGTCGTGATCTGCATCGGAATCTTGATGGCACTGCTGATCCCGGCGGTCAACAGCCCACGCCGCGGAGGCCGCCGCAACCAATGCACGATACAACTCAAAAACCTGAGTTTGGCCGCGATCCAGTACGAAAACACCAAGGGTGAAATGCCGGGATGGGTGATGGAGTTCGGCCACTTTGGCTGGGATACCGAGACCGAAACGGTGCTCTCTCCGTTGCGAGACCCGACGGCCGAATGGCACGAAGGCAGCTCGCAAAACCTCGCTCCTCATCGAAAGATTGGCCCCTGGGCGGTCGCCTTGCTGCCTTGGCTGGATGCACAACCGACGTACGAACACTGGACTGAGGACCGCTACCCGATCCTCACTCGAGCAGAAGGCTCCACCACAGGTTTCAGCGGGCAAGGCTTTCACCCGCTTGCGGCACCGAACTTGGCGATCATGCAGTGCCCAAGCGATCATTCTCTAGCGGAAAACGAGGGTCGCAACAGCTACGTCGCCAACGCAGGTGTCTTCTTCCCGCCAAGAGACATGGTCGCGGGCGAGCATGCGATCTTTCATCCCATTGGGGAGATCAAAACCGTCTCGTTCGCCGAGTCCATGACCGAAGAGTTCGGAGTCTTTGGCAATCAACTTTCCGCTCGATTGAAACAAGCCGACCAAGAGGCTCGTGTCCCCATCGCGAAACCAATTCACCTGGATGATTTTCGCGATGGATCTAGCAATGCAGTTTTGTTCTCCGAATCGCTTCACGCGTTGTCTTGGCACCGATCGGGATTCGTCAACGACGAGGATCTGATCTTCGAGAACCATCCCGACGATGTTTTCTACCCCGAGCTCAGCCGGTTCACCAACGCGATGGTTTGGCACGGAGTGGACTGGAGCAATGGAAAGAAGCCCCGCGAGCTTCATCGGATCAACGGGGAACACGAACTCACCATGCACATGCAAATGAGTCGAACCAACGCCGCCGACTTGGCTCGCCCATCGTCGGCGCATGCCGAAGGTGTGAATGTTTCCATGGCCGATGGTGGCACACGGTTCATCTCTGAAACGATCGACATGCGTGTCTGGCAAGCGCTCATGACACCCCGCGGCCGCGAACCGATTTCAGAGGACGCGATGTAG
- a CDS encoding RluA family pseudouridine synthase has translation MREFVVPESASGFRIDLFLTQSCDGYSRSQIRDAVQNEGAEVDGRIIRPSYKVKAGQTVRFRVPPPASDDTVPENIPLDILYEDDGLVVINKPAGMVVHPARGNWTGTLTSALAFRFQSLSDVGGPTRPGIVHRLDRDTSGVIVVAKNNAVHLNLAAQWHDRLVQKEYTAITFGRLDRDRDWIHASIGRHPYQRDKQAIREGHATSKSASTFYEVVERHGRVTRVDVRPKTGRTHQIRVHLAHIGCPILCDRLYGGHSELSRSQIRRLAGTEVATPGVKPTAEGQEILLSRQALHAKALTFTNPQTGKEMTLTAPLPPDLQAVLDLLSSDSSL, from the coding sequence ATGCGAGAATTCGTCGTTCCTGAATCCGCCAGTGGGTTTCGAATCGATCTGTTCTTGACCCAGTCCTGCGACGGCTACAGCCGTTCGCAAATTCGGGACGCGGTCCAGAACGAGGGTGCGGAAGTCGATGGGCGGATCATTCGTCCGAGCTACAAAGTCAAAGCCGGGCAGACCGTCCGGTTTCGCGTTCCGCCGCCTGCATCCGACGACACGGTTCCTGAGAACATCCCCTTGGATATTCTCTATGAAGACGATGGATTGGTCGTTATCAACAAACCAGCGGGAATGGTTGTTCACCCCGCACGCGGAAACTGGACCGGCACGCTGACCAGCGCGCTCGCGTTTCGATTTCAATCGCTGTCGGACGTCGGCGGACCCACGCGCCCCGGCATCGTGCATCGCCTCGACCGAGACACGAGCGGCGTCATCGTCGTCGCGAAGAACAATGCGGTGCACCTGAACCTCGCTGCTCAGTGGCACGATCGTTTGGTGCAAAAGGAATACACCGCGATCACGTTCGGCCGGCTCGACCGAGACCGCGATTGGATCCACGCTTCGATCGGACGCCATCCGTACCAGCGCGACAAGCAGGCGATTCGCGAAGGTCATGCGACCAGCAAATCCGCGTCCACGTTTTATGAAGTCGTTGAGCGTCACGGTCGTGTGACTCGAGTCGACGTGCGTCCCAAGACAGGTCGAACGCATCAAATCCGAGTCCACTTGGCTCACATCGGATGCCCGATTTTATGCGATCGGTTGTATGGCGGTCATTCCGAACTTTCGCGTTCTCAAATAAGGCGACTGGCCGGCACGGAAGTCGCAACGCCCGGTGTGAAGCCGACGGCTGAAGGGCAAGAGATTTTGCTCTCGCGGCAGGCGTTGCATGCGAAAGCGTTGACGTTCACCAACCCACAAACCGGAAAGGAAATGACGCTCACCGCGCCCCTTCCTCCCGATTTGCAAGCCGTTCTTGATCTGTTGTCCTCCGACTCTTCTCTCTGA
- a CDS encoding YfgM family protein, translating to MNSERRHQLNENELAGALDKFNHSIEPYSKPIALGVAAFFVAVLGYGFYSSTKSDNRSDATLQLIDASITGDTESLATIAAQYPDTSAAAWARLYQGGQQMGIGFSTLYTSRDEAETLLDDAVEAYNQAMELSNDAMIQSRAHYGLAQIAEARGNVEDAVQEYEAAMAVGESTAMVNEAKARVAALSSSQAQDFLAWFQEQDFSPAEPSLPPSLPGAGELPDLPDLDLPPLDLPLEDMPETDEAETAEADASEAGESEAATEEPEMTEEPAETEAPAEEAAPEETTAEEAEAEEPASEEAAEPAEEMKEDAATEEAATEEAVTEKAAEVEETPAADEPAASDE from the coding sequence ATGAACAGCGAGCGACGTCACCAGCTGAACGAGAATGAACTTGCCGGAGCCCTCGACAAGTTCAATCACTCGATCGAGCCCTACTCCAAGCCAATCGCCTTGGGTGTCGCAGCGTTCTTCGTTGCCGTGTTGGGGTACGGTTTTTATTCCAGCACCAAATCGGACAATCGAAGCGACGCCACGTTGCAATTGATTGACGCATCCATCACCGGCGACACCGAGAGTCTAGCGACCATCGCCGCTCAATACCCGGACACTTCCGCTGCGGCTTGGGCGCGTCTGTACCAAGGTGGTCAGCAAATGGGAATCGGATTCTCAACGTTGTACACGAGTCGCGACGAAGCCGAAACATTGCTCGATGACGCGGTGGAGGCTTACAACCAAGCGATGGAGTTGAGCAACGATGCGATGATTCAATCGCGAGCTCACTACGGATTGGCGCAGATTGCGGAAGCACGCGGCAATGTGGAAGACGCCGTCCAAGAATACGAAGCCGCCATGGCTGTCGGTGAATCGACCGCCATGGTCAACGAAGCCAAGGCTCGAGTCGCCGCCTTGTCGTCGTCGCAAGCCCAGGACTTCTTGGCCTGGTTCCAAGAGCAAGACTTCTCGCCAGCCGAGCCTAGCTTGCCACCATCGCTGCCGGGTGCTGGTGAACTTCCAGACCTTCCAGACTTGGATCTGCCGCCATTGGATTTGCCTTTGGAAGACATGCCTGAAACAGACGAAGCTGAAACCGCAGAAGCCGACGCGTCGGAAGCTGGTGAGTCGGAAGCGGCAACCGAAGAACCAGAGATGACCGAAGAGCCAGCTGAAACGGAAGCTCCGGCGGAAGAAGCCGCTCCTGAGGAAACTACGGCAGAGGAAGCTGAGGCTGAAGAGCCCGCTTCGGAAGAAGCCGCTGAACCCGCCGAAGAAATGAAGGAAGACGCGGCGACTGAGGAAGCAGCCACCGAAGAAGCGGTCACCGAGAAGGCAGCCGAAGTGGAAGAAACACCCGCAGCCGATGAACCTGCCGCATCCGACGAGTGA
- a CDS encoding zinc-dependent peptidase — MLVSPESDRANRRWAVGVSVALALLIAGLAFVRPWALAALPLAWAVHWWLRRQTVRRLKVMASPFPDVWEAALQTHVVYYRMLGEDQREGFRNRMKIFLDEVAVTGIRTDVDETTRALVGASAVIPIMGLDDFEYSGLGEVLIYPASFGADYQTEGEGDKNTLGMIGVNHLSGVMILSKPSLLAGFSNSGDKRNVGIHEFAHLVDKADGEVDGIPVSASAEVTEPWVKWVGQELQSEGTRAGIDDYAYTNEAEYFAVLSEYFFEKPAQLQAKNPKLYAMLRKMYHQDPKRLFRGRRKRRGKIRRNDPCPCGSGDKFKHCCRRKTMQGMPVKP; from the coding sequence ATGCTTGTTTCTCCTGAATCCGATCGAGCCAACCGCCGCTGGGCCGTTGGCGTCTCCGTCGCTTTGGCACTGTTGATTGCTGGGCTCGCGTTCGTTCGTCCTTGGGCTCTCGCTGCGCTGCCGCTGGCTTGGGCGGTTCATTGGTGGCTTCGTCGGCAAACCGTGCGTCGACTGAAAGTCATGGCCTCGCCCTTCCCCGACGTTTGGGAAGCCGCTTTGCAAACGCACGTCGTGTACTACCGCATGCTCGGCGAGGATCAACGCGAGGGCTTTCGCAACCGCATGAAGATCTTTCTGGATGAGGTTGCTGTCACGGGCATTCGCACCGACGTCGACGAAACGACGCGAGCACTCGTCGGCGCCAGCGCGGTGATCCCGATCATGGGGCTGGACGACTTTGAGTACTCCGGGTTGGGAGAGGTGCTGATCTACCCAGCATCATTTGGTGCGGATTACCAGACCGAAGGGGAAGGCGACAAGAACACGCTGGGGATGATCGGAGTGAATCATCTGAGCGGCGTGATGATCTTGTCCAAGCCTTCGTTGCTAGCTGGGTTTTCAAACTCAGGCGACAAACGCAACGTCGGCATCCATGAGTTCGCTCACCTGGTCGATAAAGCCGACGGCGAAGTGGATGGGATCCCCGTGTCAGCATCCGCGGAAGTGACCGAGCCCTGGGTGAAGTGGGTGGGGCAAGAACTGCAATCGGAAGGGACGCGTGCGGGCATCGATGACTACGCGTACACAAATGAGGCGGAGTACTTTGCCGTGTTGTCGGAATACTTCTTCGAGAAGCCGGCGCAGCTGCAAGCGAAGAATCCAAAGCTCTATGCGATGCTTCGCAAGATGTACCACCAAGATCCCAAGCGGCTGTTTCGAGGTCGTCGCAAACGCCGCGGGAAGATTCGACGCAACGACCCGTGCCCCTGCGGCAGCGGTGACAAGTTCAAGCATTGTTGCCGCCGCAAAACCATGCAAGGAATGCCGGTCAAGCCGTAG
- a CDS encoding peptide ABC transporter substrate-binding protein, with the protein MPLELRRAFLILAAIVVMVSLIWASRFDAMPPADFSFQNGTDPKTLDPHRATGQPESRILFNIFTGLLEELPEGGPDPETGVQPMTPQPGIASSYEVSPDNLTYTFHLRDGVTWSDGVPITTADFVWSWTRMLHPETACEYNFQLFGVQNAEAYATGEVQPGDKVEVELWDRPGETIDSEPAPQTFPRGTIVHGTLKALDKPPKPNTPEDASKEEKSKIIADWQSEWLYTVDLARTDGDKILWDDVTETATFTKNLQTPLAKENTQRTHYVLVAFDQLGGVEAPDEHTLIVHLRDPLPYFPYLTAYYPLFPVPRHCIEEHGKPMWTRPENIVTCGPYKVGLRKLRDRVRLVKDELWYDAENVGIETIDALSVESHNTALNMYETGELDWVTDPPVTLMEELIKRDDYHGAPYLSVYYYELNTKRPPLDDIRVRKALSMAIDREQIVREVTKAGQQPAFALVPPGIAGYTHVKGNRGSLEEAKELLTEAGYPGGRGFPKFTILYNTSESHRAVAEVIQQQWQNNLNVKADLQNMEWGSFLDKRQQQKYDISRAAWNADYPDPNTFLDLFLGESPQNNTAWSNPRYDELLSQAASEADKVKRMDLLVEAEEIWADELPAIPIYYYTGRNIYKPYVKGLFPTPQDTHPFQTIRLEPKP; encoded by the coding sequence ATGCCTTTGGAACTTCGTCGAGCGTTTTTGATCCTGGCCGCCATCGTGGTGATGGTGTCCCTGATCTGGGCGTCTCGATTTGATGCGATGCCACCGGCTGACTTCAGCTTTCAGAACGGCACCGATCCCAAAACGCTCGACCCGCACCGAGCGACCGGCCAACCCGAAAGTCGGATTCTGTTCAACATCTTCACCGGGTTGCTGGAAGAGTTGCCCGAAGGCGGCCCGGATCCGGAAACCGGCGTCCAGCCGATGACTCCACAGCCGGGCATCGCCTCGTCCTACGAAGTCTCGCCGGACAACCTGACCTACACGTTCCACTTGCGGGACGGTGTCACCTGGAGCGACGGGGTGCCGATCACCACGGCCGACTTCGTCTGGTCATGGACGCGAATGCTGCACCCGGAAACCGCCTGCGAATACAACTTTCAATTGTTTGGCGTCCAGAACGCGGAGGCTTACGCGACCGGCGAAGTCCAACCGGGCGACAAAGTCGAAGTTGAACTGTGGGACCGACCTGGCGAGACCATCGATAGCGAACCGGCACCTCAGACGTTCCCTCGGGGCACGATTGTTCACGGAACGCTGAAGGCTTTGGACAAACCACCGAAGCCGAACACTCCGGAGGATGCGTCGAAGGAAGAGAAGTCGAAAATCATCGCGGACTGGCAATCCGAATGGCTCTACACCGTCGACCTCGCTCGGACGGACGGCGACAAAATCCTGTGGGACGACGTCACCGAAACGGCCACCTTCACCAAGAACCTGCAAACGCCGCTGGCGAAGGAAAACACTCAGCGGACTCACTATGTGCTGGTCGCCTTTGACCAACTTGGTGGCGTCGAAGCTCCTGACGAACACACCTTGATCGTCCACCTTCGTGACCCGCTTCCGTACTTCCCTTACCTGACCGCGTATTACCCGCTGTTCCCGGTGCCACGCCACTGCATCGAAGAACATGGCAAACCGATGTGGACGCGACCCGAGAACATCGTCACTTGCGGTCCCTACAAAGTCGGCCTGCGGAAACTGCGTGATCGAGTTCGATTGGTCAAAGACGAGCTGTGGTACGACGCCGAAAACGTGGGGATCGAAACCATCGATGCCCTTTCGGTTGAGAGCCACAACACGGCGCTGAACATGTACGAGACCGGGGAACTGGACTGGGTCACGGATCCACCGGTGACCTTGATGGAAGAACTCATCAAACGAGACGACTATCACGGTGCACCTTACTTGTCGGTGTACTACTACGAACTGAACACCAAGCGTCCGCCACTGGACGACATCCGAGTTCGCAAAGCTCTCTCGATGGCGATCGATCGCGAGCAAATCGTTCGCGAAGTCACCAAGGCCGGCCAGCAACCAGCGTTCGCATTGGTGCCGCCCGGTATCGCTGGCTACACCCACGTCAAAGGCAATCGCGGCTCACTCGAAGAAGCCAAAGAGTTGCTCACCGAAGCCGGCTATCCCGGCGGGCGTGGATTCCCCAAGTTCACGATTCTCTACAACACCAGTGAAAGTCACCGAGCCGTCGCGGAAGTCATCCAGCAACAGTGGCAAAACAACCTGAACGTGAAAGCCGATCTGCAAAACATGGAATGGGGCAGCTTCCTCGACAAGCGACAGCAACAGAAGTACGACATTTCGCGAGCGGCATGGAACGCGGATTACCCCGACCCCAATACGTTCTTGGATTTGTTCCTCGGCGAAAGCCCACAAAACAACACGGCTTGGAGCAACCCTCGCTATGACGAATTGCTTTCCCAGGCCGCGTCCGAAGCCGACAAAGTCAAACGCATGGATTTGCTGGTAGAGGCCGAAGAGATCTGGGCCGATGAGCTGCCCGCGATCCCAATTTACTACTACACCGGACGGAACATCTACAAACCCTACGTCAAAGGTTTGTTCCCGACGCCGCAGGACACGCACCCGTTTCAGACGATTCGATTGGAACCCAAGCCATGA
- a CDS encoding response regulator translates to MNAAPKKRVLIAEDDPVLRHLLQFTLDRAGMEVTAVANGQLAWDAIQSAENFDVLVTDHEMPVLSGVELIGRVVEKAPISVIVLCTAKGFEIDPDRIVDRPGLVSLVSKPFSPKQLVSIIEERLEKNATD, encoded by the coding sequence ATGAATGCTGCACCGAAAAAGCGGGTTTTGATCGCGGAAGATGACCCCGTTCTGCGTCATTTGCTGCAATTCACTCTCGACCGGGCGGGAATGGAAGTGACCGCGGTCGCCAACGGTCAACTCGCCTGGGACGCGATTCAGTCAGCCGAAAACTTCGACGTGCTGGTGACCGATCATGAAATGCCGGTACTCAGTGGAGTGGAACTGATCGGCCGCGTGGTCGAAAAAGCACCGATCTCGGTGATTGTCCTGTGCACGGCCAAAGGATTCGAAATCGATCCCGACCGAATTGTCGATCGCCCCGGATTGGTGTCGCTGGTCAGCAAACCCTTCAGTCCCAAGCAATTGGTCAGCATCATTGAAGAACGACTCGAAAAAAACGCCACCGATTGA